The region CCTTTTCGACGCTTCAACCACGCGGCCCCGCGCCTGTCCCTCCGGCTCCGGCGTTGGCCTGGCTCTGCGCGACCGCCACGGCCACCACACAGTGATCGCCGGCGAGGCCGGGTAAACTTCCCCAGCCCCGCCGGCGATCGGCGGCTCCGCCCGCCTCAGACGACTTCTAAGCGCATTTCCTGCTCGATACCTCCAGCCAGCACCAGATGATCATCACCACAATGACCGTGAATACGGCCATCGAAACGACAAACTCCGCCATACTCCTTCCCCCCTCGTTCGTTTCATTTAAAGAAATAAGGAATTCATTACATAGTCCCACATTTGGGTGGCAAGATCAAACCACCCTCCGCCGCTTTGCACCACGCACCTCAGCGATCCGGTAAACCATGCCGCTGAAGTCTTCACCATGGCGCTATCGAATATGGCCCATCGCTTTATGCCGCATCAGAGCGCGCCAGGACTCGGCATAGCCACGCCCTTGTCGACTCGATCGAGATAACACGTTCAAGCTGCGAGCATGGCCCTGAGAATGAGACGACCCTCAGATAATAAAAACACCAACGAATCCCACGCAACCCAATCGCCTTGGCCAATATTCTCGCCCAATCGGAACTTAAACCTAACCGCCGGGATTAGCAAAGTCACAATCGTCCACGGGCCGCACCAGCTCTTTTGGCCCCAATGAAGACAGCTTTGGAGTGCGCCTGAGTCAGTCAGACGGCCAGCGTTTGATGATCTCAGTCTCATAGACCACCCAGATCTCCGGGCCAGCATGGCTGGTCACGCTCCAGATCCTGGTCCGTGAGTTCTCGAACCACCGCGCCATCTGGGTGATGCTGAGGTTGCCATTGCTCAGACGGAACATCACACCGTGGGTAAGGGCAGAGCGCTCCCACGCCCGGTATCTGATGCGTCGGTCCTTGGTCAGCAGCGACCAGCCACGCGAGATGCCCTCTTCGATCCAGTCCTCGTCCGCGACGTCTGGGCATCGTCCGCGTAGTGATCGGCGATGCGGTGGATGATCCAGCCCCGGTCTCGTAGCTGTTGTGCTACGAGCTTGCCGAGGCTTCGGTCGAGGAAGAACTCAGGCTGCAACGCGGCAGATCGATTCGACAGTCGCCGGCGACAGGTCGAACTCGTCGGCCACGACAGTCATCGGTTCACCTGCCCGCCACAGATCTACGACCGCATGTATTGGAACCTTCTGATCCGCCACCACCGGGGCGCCCCATGCGAAGCGCGGATCGATGATCAACTCGGCCGCGTCCGCATACCGTCGAAGCCTCAGTCGACCCGGGAACCCGTCCTTGTCGAAGGAAATGTCGCGCAGATAGTCTTCGAGCACTTCCCGGATCGGTACCTGCTGGTCTCCCACCCGTGTGTACTGGTCGGGAGAGTGGCGGATGAACAGGTCCACCCCATCAGTCACAATCCGTTTAGCCGCCAGCGCGTAGGGGGTATCGAACGCTTCACGAACCTCAAGCGCAGCCTGCCTGATTGTGGCTTTAGACAAGCCGAGGTCACGAAGCGAGCGCAGCACGTACGCCTCGATCACCGCGACGAATGGCATGCTCGGATATCCACGCTTGCGAGCGGGAACCTCGTGCACCAGCGAGCCGCCAGGCGCGTCGTCCTTGAGCCACGACTGCAGCGTCGAGCGCGGGATGCCCAGATGCCTGGACGCCTCAGCAGCCGTAAGCAAAGGATCGGCAAACTTATCGACCATTCCTGGCCACCTCCCTAACGACGCCCCGATCTTAAGCACTCCAAGCATGACACGCGGTACTGACAGGCTTCCCGCACTTTCCAAGCGGCGCAGATTCAAGTGGTCCAGAGTGACGCAATGCCGCGGTGATCAAACACCGAGGCTCATCCAGGCACAATCCGCCCTCTGCTGAACAGCCCAAGATCACTGGTGTCCTTGTACTGAGCTTGCTCTGTCTGCAGTGAGAGCTCGGAGTGGTCTGACGCCTGCCTGGAGCCGATGGGACGTGAGTGCGGATGCGGATGTTGGTGACCGGAGGCGCCGGATTCATCGGGTCGAACTACGTGCGCCACGTGCTTGCCGGTGAGTATCCAGCTCTCGCCGACGCTGACGTCGTCGTGCTGGACAAGATCACCTATGCGGGCGACAAACGCAACCTCGCCCCGGTGGCCGACAGCCCCCGTCTTCGCTTCGTGCAGGGTGACACGTGCGACGCGGCGCTGGTCAGAGAGCTGATGACGGACGTCAACCTCATGGTGCACTTCGCCGCCGAATCACATGTGGACCGGTCCATCAACGGCTCCGCCGACTTCGTGCTGACCAACGTTCTCGGCACCCAGACCTTGTTGCAAGCGGCGCTGGACGCCGCAGTGGACAAGTTCGTCCACGTCTCCACGGACGAGGTCTACGGTTCCATCGAGACAGGGTCGTGGCCCGAAGATCATGTTCTGGAACCCAGCTCGCCGTATTCGGCATCGAAAGCGGCGTCAGATCTCATGGCACGTGCCTTCCACCGCACACACGGCCTGCCGGTGTGCATCACACGCTCCTCCAACAACTACGGCCGGTATCAGTTTCCGGAGAAGGTCATCCCGCTGTTCATCACCAACCTGCTCGACGGGCAGAAGGTCCCGCTCTACGGCGACGGCCGCAACATCCGCGACTGGCTACACGTCGACGATCACTGCCGCGGCATCCAGCTCGTCGCCGAACGGGGCCGCCCTGGCCACATCTACAACATCGGCGGCGGTACCGAACTGAGCAACCTCGAGCTGACGGACCGGCTGCTGGCCGCCGTCGGCGCGACGTGGGAACACGTCGAAACAGTCACCGACCGCAAAGGACACGATCGGCGGTACTCGGTAGACATCACCAAGATCTCCACTGAGCTTGGGTTTCACCCCCAAGTTCCCTTCGATCGAGGGCTCGCCGACACCGTGCAGTGGTACATCCAGAATCGAGCCTGGTGGGAACCGCTGAAAATGCGCACCCTACTCGCGGGGACGTGACGGCCATGTTGTCAATCCTGGTGACCGGTGGTTCGGGGCAGCTCGGGCGCGATCTCAGGGCATTGTCATCGCCGGAGGCTGACGTCCGCGCTCCTGGCTCGGCAGAGCTCGACGTGCTCGATACGCGAGCCGTCACGGAGGCCATCTCCGAACTCTCCCGGGCAGCCGTACGAGCCAACCGTCAGCCTCTGCTGATCAACGCGGCCGCCTATACGGCCGTCGACGCGGCGGAGACCGACCAGGAACGCGCCTATGCGGTGAACGCCGCCGGCCCGCGGATTCTGGCCTTTGCCTGTGCCCGCTACGGCGTGCCGATGGTGCACATCTCCACCGACTATGTCTTCGCCGGACACGCCCGGCGGCCCTACCGGCCGGAAGAGACCCGAGCGGCACGCAATGTGTACGGGCGCAGCAAAGCCGCCGGCGAGGACGAGGTCCTCATCGAAAACAACAGATCCTGGGTGGTGCGCACGAGCTGGCTGTATGGGGCCGGCGGCGCCAACTTCGTGCGCACGATGATCGAACTCGAACGCGAGCGGGAGACCGTCTCCGTGGTTGACGACCAACACGGTTCCCCCACCTGGACCGCGGATCTCGCCAGTGGGTTGCTCGAACTCGGTCAGATCATCGCCGATGGCCACCCGCCCCGGCAACGCGTCCTGCACTGTAGCGGCACCGGTGCTACCACCTGGTATCGCTTCGCGCGGGCGATCTTCGCTGAAATCGGCGCCGATCCGGAGCGGGTGCGGCCCTGCGCCACTGCCGATTTCCCGCGCCCAGCGCCGCGCCCGACGTACTCGGTGCTCTCCAACGACGCCTGGCGCACGGCGGGCCTCACTCCCCTGCGCGCATGGCGGTCCGCGTTGCATGACTTCTTCGCCGCATCCGGCTACGGCCTATCCGCTGACCCGAGTGCTGAACAGAGTCCGGTGATGGGGCGGTAACGGTGGATATGGATGTGCGTGAGCTCGCTGTGCGAGACGCTTACGAGTTCATCCCGCGCATCCATCACGACCGTCGCGGCTCGTTCGCTACCCCATTTCAGGAGTCGGCTTTTCTCCAGGCGTGCGGGCACTCCCTGACTGTGGCGCAAACCAATCACAGCGTGTCCCGCCGCGGAACGATCAGAGGCATCCACTTCGCCGACACTCCCCCCGGCCAGGCCAAGTACATCTACTGCCCACGCGGGGCCTTGCTTGATGTCGTCGTGGATGTGCGCGTAGGCTCACCCACCTTCGGCAGGTGGGACGCCGTCCGGCTGGACAGCAGCGCCTCCCTAGCCGTCTACGTGGCCGAAGGCCTCGGACACGCCTTCATCGCGCTCGAAGACAACACGGCGATGACTTACCTGTGCTCGACGAGCTACAACCCCGCCGGCGAACACGGCATCTCACCGCTGGATCCCGCACTTAATCTGCCGTGGCCGCCCGAATTCGAGCTGATCCTTTCGGACAAGGACTCATCCGCGCCGATGCTGGCCGACGCCGAACGCAGCGGGATGCTGCCCTTGTACGACGAGTGCCTCGCCCACTACAAAAGCCTCACCCGGTAGCTAGGTGTTGGCCGTCTAGCATGTCGTCAAGCAACAGCCGATGAAGGTGTCGGCTGTCACGCGATCTCAGCGCGCTTGCGGCGCTCGAGTAGCCACTTTCGGGAAGTAGGTGCCGGGAGCGGAGCTTTCCGGCGCGCGACGTCGAGGGCGCGCCGGTCCAGGCTTTTCACCAGCGGACGTAAGCCCCGGAAGTAGAGGTCACGACACACCCCACGCGGGTGTCCATCTCGAACTCGAACCGCCGGCTCTACCGCCGCCTCCACACCGGCCCCCATGTCACTGAGTTGCTGCTCGAGCCCGCTGTAGCGAACCCGAGGATTAGCAGTCGGTTGACGCGTCGATCTCCAGCCGGATAGTTTCTTGTAGTAAAATTTCTATTTCTAAATCGGCTCGGCCCGTGGCCGCCATCTCGACATCGTGGGATCGGCAACTGTCTGCCGCGCAGCGATTTTCTGCACCCGCTTCGCAAGGCGTGCCAGGCGGCTCCCTCCGGAAGGGATTCCAGATGACGGCTCCAACAGGTTTGCGAGTAGAACACCGTGATGAGCCCCTGGGCATCACAACACGTCAACCAAGACTTTCGTGGCACCTGCCCGCGGGAAGCAGGCGACAGATCGCATTCCAAGTGCGCGCCGCACTGTCCGACTCCGACCAGGTGTTATGGGATACAGGCCGCATCGAGTCGGACCAGTCGCTGCTCGTCCCTTACAACGGACCCGCCCTCGAGTCCGGTCAACGGGTCAACTGGACCACCCGGACGTGGACCGAACGAGGCAGATCCGAATGGTCGAATCCCTCATGGTGGGAAATGGGGCTGCTATCCCGTGATGATTGGTTGGCGCGATTCATCGAACCGGTTGAGGACGACGACATCAAAGCAGGCAGCCCACGGCCGGCCTACTTGTTCCGACGCTCCTTCAAGCTCGAGCACGATTTCTCGGCGGCGCGACTCTACGCCAGCGCACACGGAATATACGAGTTCTTCATCAATGGCCAGCGGGTGGGCGACATGGAACTCACGCCTGGCTTCACCAGCTACTGGTCAAACCTGCATGTGCAGACCTTCGACGTCACAGACCTGCTGCAACAGGGCGACAACGTACTCGGCGCCATCGTCTCCGACGGCTGGTTCCGTGGACAAGTCAGCGGAGCTCGCCTGACCAACATCTACGGAGCCAGCATCGCCCTCCTCGCCCAGCTCAACGTCTACGAGGCCAACCAAACCCTCACCCGAATTGGGACAGGACCAGAATGGACGTGCAGCACTGGCCATATATCGGAGGCCGATCTGTTTCAGGGACAGACGGTCGACCTACGCGCCACGCTGCGCAATTGGGACTCGCCCATGGCACAGCCGCGAGGCTGGCTGCCAGTCACTGAATGTGACTACGACCTTGCTCGCCTGGTCTCCTCCCCCGCACCTCCGGTGCGCCGAGTCGAAGAGCTCAGCCCTTCCACGGTGACCCGCCTGCATCCAAACCGGCAGGTCATTGATCTGGGACAGAACATCAACGGCTGGGTCCGCCTCAGGAACCTGGGACCGGAAGGCACAGCAATTTCCCTGACATACGGCGAAGCGTTGGGCAAGGACGGAGACGTCACAACACAACACCTCATGCCTGACCTGGACGCACCGAGGTATGTTCAGGAGCCGGAGTTCGTCAACATGACGGCACCGTTCCAGATCGACCGCGTGGTCTCGGCGGGTCACCCCAACGAGTGCTTCGAACCTCGACATACAAGTCACGGGTTCCGCTATGTCCGTGTCGAAGGCCATCCTGAAACCCTCACAGCCGACGATGTGAGCGGTGTTGTTGTCCACACCGACCTACGCCGCACAGGCTGGTTCGAGTGCAGCGACGACCGGATCAACCGATTACACGAAGCCGCTGTGTGGAGCTTCCGTGGAAACGCGTGCGACATACCCACGGACTGTCCTACTAGAGAGCGAGCGGGCTGGACCGGCGACTGGCAGATCTTTGTCTCCACAGCCGCGTTCATCTACGACGTGGCGGGCTTCTCCATCAAATGGCTACAGGATCTAACCGCGGACCAGCACGACGACGGCAAGGTGCTGCACTGTGCCCCGGAGACCATGTCTGCCGAGATCATGGACAAGATCGGAGCACCTCATGGCTCGGCCGGCTGGGGGGACGCAGCGGTGATTGTCCCTTGGGAGATCTATCGTGCCTACGAAGACCGCGATCTTCTGGCTGATCAGTGGCCCTCTATGGCGGCGTGGGTTGACTTTGCAACCAGGATGGCGCGCGAGGGGCGACATGAGAGTCGGGTGCAGCAGCGACCTGTCGCGGCTGCCCATGAGGAGTTCCTCTGGGACACGGGCTTCCATTGGGGCGAATGGCTGGAGCCTGATGAGTGGAGTCCCGACACTATCCCGCGGCTCGGAACAGCCGACCACGGCATCGTGGCAACGGCTTACCTCTATTATTCGGCGCGGCTGCTCACCAGAATCGCGGAGATCCTCGGCCGGGGCAGTGACGTCAGTCGCTACCGACGGCTCGCCACCGCCGTGCGTTCAGCATGGCAAGCTGAGTTCATCAAGCCCGACGGCACACTGACCAGCGACACCCAAGCCTCGTACGTGCGCGCGCTCACGTTCAATTTGGTTCCTGACGAGCTCCGTCCCCAGGTCGCGAAACGCCTCGTCGAGTTGATCCGGGAGGCTGGCACGCACCTCCGCACCGGTTTCCTCGCCACCCCCTATCTACTGCCTGTTCTCGCCGACACTGGCTATCCCGAGGTCGCCTACGAACTGCTCTTCCAAGACACTGAACCATCATGGCTCACCATGATCGACCGCGGAGCTACCACCATCTGGGAAGACTGGCGGGGCACCGACGAGGAGGGCACACCCTCCCTGTCACTTAACCACTACAGCAAGGGAGCCGTGATCTCCTTTCTGCACCGCTACATCGCCGGCATCCAGCTCCTCGACGACGGGCCGGCGTACAAGCGGTTCCGCATCAATCCCACACCTGGCGCGGGCATCACCCACGCCCGAGCCGACCACGACTCCCCATACGGAAGAATCACATCCGCCTGGCATATCCATGACGATCAATTCAAACTGAACGTCACCGTCCCCCCGGGCACCACTGCAGAAGTACACCTACCCGACGGTGCGCGCTTCGACGCCGAACCTGGCAACCACACCTACCGTCAGCCGCACTCCGCAACGCGGACCGGACGCTAAGCCTGCCGGTTGTGCCTGCAGCCCTCGAACTGGGCAAAGTACTGGGCTTGTGTGGCCGCGGCCATGACTCGGGCTCCAAGAACACCGCCTCGGTGGAACCGTCATGCAGAATATGGAGGGGCTCTGACAAGAACGAGGAGACCCGTGCTGAGCAACGTTGATCGAATGTGGGAGGCCTTGGCGGGCCCTGCGCCTGTGGTACATCGGGTCACAATTGATACATCTCCGATATTCCGAGATGCCAACTGCGAGTTCTCGCAGTTCACCGCGCTGCTTGGTGTTCACGGCGTTGGCAAGAGCACCATATTGCGGATGCTCGAAAGTGCATTGCCGGGTTGGCAGGTCCTGAGGCACAGGGAGCGAAGTCGGGATCTGGGGCCTCTCACCGGCACGTACGAGCTCGTTCTCGAGGGTGAGCCGACATTGGCGCAGAAGTTTGTTCGCCCTTTGCAGTCGGACGCGTCCGCGTCACAAGCCATGGTCGCAGACAGCGTGTTGTGTACGCACCTCACCTCTTATGTGGTGGAGAGCGAGACCGACTATGCCGCCGAGAATATCGGACCCCGCGAAGTGGCCCCCATCCGCGTCGAACGGCTGCGCAGGACAGGCGTGGACGCGTTGAGCCGGATACTGGGTCACCGCTACGAGTGGGTGGAGGAAGGTGACATAGCGGTCGGAATGGCCGCCGATCTTTTTCCCCATGTGCGGTGTGCGCATGACGGTGCCGCTATTGACATCTGGCAGATGAGTGCTGCCGAGCGTTGGGTGCACTACGTCTTATGGTGTCTACGGTCCGCGGGACCCACCGAGGTGGTTCTCATCGATGAACCAGAGTCCTGCCTTGCCACACCGGGACATGCTGCCTTCCTCGATGAGATCGCCCGCATCACGTACGCCGTTGGCTGTCAGACAGTCATTGCCACACACTCCGAGGCGATGATTCGCCGAGTGGCTCCAGAGTGCCAGCGCCTTGTTACGCGGGGCGCAAACGGCGGGAAGATCACAAATGTGACCTCGGCGGAGCGGGTGCTCAGCGCGCTATCCCTCGAACCTCACCACGTGCAGGCTGTCGTCTACGTCGAGGATGACATG is a window of Phytoactinopolyspora mesophila DNA encoding:
- a CDS encoding ATP-binding protein — protein: MVADSVLCTHLTSYVVESETDYAAENIGPREVAPIRVERLRRTGVDALSRILGHRYEWVEEGDIAVGMAADLFPHVRCAHDGAAIDIWQMSAAERWVHYVLWCLRSAGPTEVVLIDEPESCLATPGHAAFLDEIARITYAVGCQTVIATHSEAMIRRVAPECQRLVTRGANGGKITNVTSAERVLSALSLEPHHVQAVVYVEDDMASRILDAIIRRFASHAAAQFDVVSSGGSDEAAHAFRVTRRSRRLVSMCVLDGDLRTKNEYADCLFLPGGSPEEELVSALAQDPERAAEYLETDVQTLLVAVDKSRFAVHQRVFDVIRTSLGWRGPGLVIDRCIDVWLANGQVAEEARVLASALIARMITSVDK
- a CDS encoding DUF433 domain-containing protein; the encoded protein is MNLRRLESAGSLSVPRVMLGVLKIGASLGRWPGMVDKFADPLLTAAEASRHLGIPRSTLQSWLKDDAPGGSLVHEVPARKRGYPSMPFVAVIEAYVLRSLRDLGLSKATIRQAALEVREAFDTPYALAAKRIVTDGVDLFIRHSPDQYTRVGDQQVPIREVLEDYLRDISFDKDGFPGRLRLRRYADAAELIIDPRFAWGAPVVADQKVPIHAVVDLWRAGEPMTVVADEFDLSPATVESICRVAA
- the rfbD gene encoding dTDP-4-dehydrorhamnose reductase, translated to MLSILVTGGSGQLGRDLRALSSPEADVRAPGSAELDVLDTRAVTEAISELSRAAVRANRQPLLINAAAYTAVDAAETDQERAYAVNAAGPRILAFACARYGVPMVHISTDYVFAGHARRPYRPEETRAARNVYGRSKAAGEDEVLIENNRSWVVRTSWLYGAGGANFVRTMIELERERETVSVVDDQHGSPTWTADLASGLLELGQIIADGHPPRQRVLHCSGTGATTWYRFARAIFAEIGADPERVRPCATADFPRPAPRPTYSVLSNDAWRTAGLTPLRAWRSALHDFFAASGYGLSADPSAEQSPVMGR
- a CDS encoding dTDP-4-dehydrorhamnose 3,5-epimerase family protein — protein: MDVRELAVRDAYEFIPRIHHDRRGSFATPFQESAFLQACGHSLTVAQTNHSVSRRGTIRGIHFADTPPGQAKYIYCPRGALLDVVVDVRVGSPTFGRWDAVRLDSSASLAVYVAEGLGHAFIALEDNTAMTYLCSTSYNPAGEHGISPLDPALNLPWPPEFELILSDKDSSAPMLADAERSGMLPLYDECLAHYKSLTR
- a CDS encoding family 78 glycoside hydrolase catalytic domain, giving the protein MGLLSRDDWLARFIEPVEDDDIKAGSPRPAYLFRRSFKLEHDFSAARLYASAHGIYEFFINGQRVGDMELTPGFTSYWSNLHVQTFDVTDLLQQGDNVLGAIVSDGWFRGQVSGARLTNIYGASIALLAQLNVYEANQTLTRIGTGPEWTCSTGHISEADLFQGQTVDLRATLRNWDSPMAQPRGWLPVTECDYDLARLVSSPAPPVRRVEELSPSTVTRLHPNRQVIDLGQNINGWVRLRNLGPEGTAISLTYGEALGKDGDVTTQHLMPDLDAPRYVQEPEFVNMTAPFQIDRVVSAGHPNECFEPRHTSHGFRYVRVEGHPETLTADDVSGVVVHTDLRRTGWFECSDDRINRLHEAAVWSFRGNACDIPTDCPTRERAGWTGDWQIFVSTAAFIYDVAGFSIKWLQDLTADQHDDGKVLHCAPETMSAEIMDKIGAPHGSAGWGDAAVIVPWEIYRAYEDRDLLADQWPSMAAWVDFATRMAREGRHESRVQQRPVAAAHEEFLWDTGFHWGEWLEPDEWSPDTIPRLGTADHGIVATAYLYYSARLLTRIAEILGRGSDVSRYRRLATAVRSAWQAEFIKPDGTLTSDTQASYVRALTFNLVPDELRPQVAKRLVELIREAGTHLRTGFLATPYLLPVLADTGYPEVAYELLFQDTEPSWLTMIDRGATTIWEDWRGTDEEGTPSLSLNHYSKGAVISFLHRYIAGIQLLDDGPAYKRFRINPTPGAGITHARADHDSPYGRITSAWHIHDDQFKLNVTVPPGTTAEVHLPDGARFDAEPGNHTYRQPHSATRTGR
- the rfbB gene encoding dTDP-glucose 4,6-dehydratase, with amino-acid sequence MRMLVTGGAGFIGSNYVRHVLAGEYPALADADVVVLDKITYAGDKRNLAPVADSPRLRFVQGDTCDAALVRELMTDVNLMVHFAAESHVDRSINGSADFVLTNVLGTQTLLQAALDAAVDKFVHVSTDEVYGSIETGSWPEDHVLEPSSPYSASKAASDLMARAFHRTHGLPVCITRSSNNYGRYQFPEKVIPLFITNLLDGQKVPLYGDGRNIRDWLHVDDHCRGIQLVAERGRPGHIYNIGGGTELSNLELTDRLLAAVGATWEHVETVTDRKGHDRRYSVDITKISTELGFHPQVPFDRGLADTVQWYIQNRAWWEPLKMRTLLAGT